The Methanothrix soehngenii GP6 genome has a window encoding:
- the ypfJ gene encoding KPN_02809 family neutral zinc metallopeptidase → MKWRTGRKSENIEDRRSSGISGKAAGGIGGLGILLLLLISMFLGVDPGQIIQGIDSTGASSQGSQMSTEEQNESAEFVSLVLGDTEATWSDIFAEDLGRTYIEPKLVLFSGGVQSACGQASSQVGPFYCPSDQKVYLDLEFLKELQDRLGATGDFAQAYVISHEVGHHVQTLTGTLQYVDTMNKRVSQKEANELSVALELQADCYAGVWANRASQQDLILEPGDIEEGLNAASAVGDDRLQKQSQGYVVPDSFTHGTSAQRVASFRKGLESGDLFACDSSLLPPVK, encoded by the coding sequence ATGAAGTGGCGCACGGGCAGAAAGAGCGAGAATATTGAGGATCGCAGATCCTCTGGAATTTCTGGCAAGGCTGCAGGGGGCATCGGAGGTCTTGGGATTTTGTTGCTCCTTCTCATATCCATGTTTTTAGGAGTGGATCCCGGTCAGATCATCCAGGGAATAGACTCAACCGGAGCCTCAAGTCAGGGGTCACAGATGTCGACGGAGGAGCAGAACGAGAGTGCTGAGTTCGTATCTCTAGTCCTGGGCGATACAGAAGCTACCTGGAGCGATATCTTTGCCGAGGACCTGGGCCGAACCTACATAGAACCAAAGCTGGTTCTATTTTCCGGCGGTGTGCAGTCTGCTTGCGGACAGGCTAGCTCTCAGGTGGGGCCATTTTACTGTCCCAGCGACCAGAAGGTCTATCTCGATCTTGAATTTTTAAAAGAACTCCAGGATAGACTGGGAGCTACAGGAGACTTTGCTCAGGCCTATGTCATATCTCATGAGGTCGGCCACCATGTTCAGACCCTCACTGGCACCCTGCAATACGTGGATACGATGAATAAGAGGGTGAGCCAGAAGGAGGCCAATGAGCTATCGGTAGCCTTGGAACTCCAGGCTGACTGTTATGCCGGTGTTTGGGCCAATCGCGCATCCCAGCAGGACCTCATTCTTGAGCCAGGGGATATCGAAGAGGGCCTCAACGCCGCCAGCGCCGTAGGAGACGACCGCCTGCAGAAGCAGTCACAGGGATATGTGGTGCCTGACTCCTTCACCCATGGCACATCTGCCCAGCGGGTGGCATCCTTCAGAAAAGGACTTGAGTCTGGGGATTTATTTGCATGTGACAGCTCTCTGCTTCCGCCGGTAAAATAA
- a CDS encoding translin family protein: MSGPSTFENISEGLLRSFDDKDRAREEALSLSRRVIRLCSSSIRSMHRNEFPAAKRLVDEAAEELEKIRELLGNHQDVRYAGFVDGAEQEYAEAISVYSIITRNEILTPAEVGVELANYLAGLGDVCGELRRHILDLIRSGRAKDGEYFLEVMEEIYYLLMLFDYPDAITRGLRRKSDLARSMLERTRGDLTNALEISRMESLFLKTK; this comes from the coding sequence ATGTCCGGACCGTCCACATTTGAGAACATCTCTGAGGGATTGCTCAGAAGCTTCGATGACAAAGACCGGGCTCGCGAGGAGGCTCTGTCCCTCTCCCGGAGGGTGATACGCCTGTGCTCTTCATCAATCAGATCGATGCACAGAAACGAATTTCCCGCGGCAAAGAGGCTGGTCGATGAGGCAGCAGAAGAGCTGGAGAAGATCCGGGAGCTTTTAGGGAACCATCAGGATGTACGCTATGCAGGCTTTGTGGACGGAGCAGAGCAGGAGTACGCCGAGGCCATCTCCGTCTACTCCATCATCACCAGAAATGAGATCCTCACCCCGGCTGAGGTGGGTGTGGAATTGGCGAACTATCTGGCGGGTTTGGGCGACGTGTGCGGTGAGCTTCGCCGTCATATTCTGGACCTCATTCGCTCCGGCAGGGCAAAAGATGGCGAATACTTCCTGGAGGTCATGGAAGAGATCTATTATCTGCTGATGCTATTCGACTATCCGGATGCTATAACCAGGGGTCTGCGGAGGAAGAGCGATCTTGCCAGGTCCATGCTGGAAAGGACCCGAGGGGACCTCACCAATGCCCTGGAGATATCCAGAATGGAATCATTATTTCTTAAAACAAAATAA
- a CDS encoding RNA-binding domain-containing protein → MRTIEVTVYSAVQLTERVDRVVLAIENIFPGLIMDIRTDRIDAYDGPQSLRRLHRLLRSQEILDAARSVLERGRSCNIIHFQLSKQAAYMGMVSFPPQEESLGSLHIQIQATDPERVIDWLAPVTENGVAVEEIDLFEGTSDSASNSSAIDSPLDGASNGAMEEDV, encoded by the coding sequence ATGAGAACGATCGAGGTCACAGTCTATTCAGCCGTTCAGCTTACGGAAAGGGTTGATAGGGTAGTCTTGGCGATTGAGAACATCTTTCCCGGTCTGATAATGGACATTCGCACCGATCGTATCGACGCTTATGATGGCCCTCAATCCTTGAGAAGATTGCATCGCCTCCTGAGAAGCCAGGAGATTCTGGATGCTGCCAGGTCTGTTTTAGAGCGAGGCCGAAGCTGCAATATAATCCATTTTCAGCTCAGCAAGCAGGCAGCCTATATGGGAATGGTGAGCTTTCCCCCTCAAGAGGAGTCCCTGGGTTCATTGCATATCCAGATTCAGGCCACAGATCCAGAGAGGGTCATCGACTGGCTGGCACCTGTCACGGAGAATGGAGTGGCAGTCGAGGAGATCGATTTATTCGAAGGCACATCGGATAGTGCATCAAATAGCAGCGCAATAGATAGCCCGTTAGATGGCGCATCAAATGGTGCGATGGAGGAGGATGTTTAG
- a CDS encoding RNA-guided endonuclease InsQ/TnpB family protein → MLKACKFRLYPTKSQITKMERTPNLCRWTYNQTLAYRKNAWENEGKSVSKYETNALLPGWKEDKPELRDVYAQTLQNVQERVDLAFKAFFRRVKAGEEPGYPRFRGKGWYDSFTYPQPEKGGNLVNGMVRLPKIGDIKIKLHRQIEGKIKRLTVRRTATGKWFACFSVETEDVPLPPWKDGAVVGIDVGLESFATFSNGETIANPRFFREEEHELARAQRKLSKAPKGTPDRKKALKVVERVHERIANKRYEFAHQVSHNLVDRFGLISFEDLNIKGMVHNHCLAKSISDVAWNMLVTLTSYKAASAGSVVVLVDPRNTSKMCSRCGTLIEKSLSDRVHNCTQCGLSMDRDWNAAINILRLGLQSVGTGSRGSPAL, encoded by the coding sequence ATGCTTAAGGCTTGCAAGTTCAGGCTTTATCCCACAAAGTCTCAGATAACCAAGATGGAGCGAACGCCGAACTTGTGCCGATGGACATACAACCAGACTCTAGCATACAGAAAGAACGCCTGGGAGAATGAAGGCAAATCAGTTTCCAAATATGAAACGAACGCTCTTCTTCCTGGTTGGAAAGAGGATAAACCCGAACTGAGAGACGTATATGCTCAGACCCTTCAGAATGTTCAGGAGCGGGTAGATCTAGCCTTTAAAGCCTTTTTCAGAAGGGTTAAGGCGGGAGAAGAACCCGGATATCCCAGATTCCGAGGGAAGGGTTGGTACGATTCATTTACTTATCCACAACCTGAGAAGGGCGGCAATCTTGTTAACGGCATGGTACGTCTTCCCAAGATAGGCGATATCAAGATCAAGCTCCATCGCCAGATAGAAGGCAAGATCAAACGGCTGACCGTCAGAAGGACAGCCACAGGCAAATGGTTTGCATGCTTCTCCGTCGAAACGGAAGATGTTCCTCTCCCCCCCTGGAAAGATGGGGCTGTAGTAGGTATTGATGTCGGCCTTGAGAGCTTCGCCACCTTTTCCAATGGTGAGACGATAGCTAATCCTCGATTCTTCCGAGAAGAAGAACACGAGTTAGCTAGAGCCCAAAGGAAACTCTCTAAGGCTCCTAAAGGAACTCCAGATCGCAAGAAAGCTCTTAAGGTTGTTGAGCGAGTCCATGAGCGGATAGCTAACAAGCGATATGAGTTTGCCCATCAGGTTAGTCATAACTTGGTAGATAGATTTGGTCTAATATCTTTTGAAGATCTTAACATCAAAGGCATGGTTCATAATCATTGCCTGGCTAAAAGCATCTCAGACGTAGCTTGGAACATGCTAGTGACTTTAACCTCTTACAAGGCTGCAAGTGCCGGTTCGGTGGTGGTCCTGGTAGATCCAAGGAATACGTCTAAGATGTGTTCCAGGTGTGGTACTCTCATTGAAAAGTCGCTGTCCGATAGAGTCCATAACTGCACTCAGTGCGGGCTGTCGATGGACCGGGATTGGAACGCAGCGATAAATATTCTCAGATTGGGATTGCAATCTGTCGGCACAGGAAGCCGTGGAAGCCCCGCTCTTTAG
- a CDS encoding TM2 domain-containing protein yields the protein MNEDSENIGGSEDGENAGGEKILVKTAMICPECKSCIDNAAKICPICGLRIKHLPRPANEGRSRITAALLALFLGIAGAHKFYLGSIKMGIIYILISLTAIGFAITLALSIYDAIILFTMSDEEFARNYD from the coding sequence TTGAATGAAGACAGCGAGAATATTGGTGGCTCTGAAGATGGAGAGAATGCCGGAGGAGAGAAGATTCTTGTCAAGACTGCAATGATTTGTCCTGAATGCAAATCCTGCATCGATAATGCGGCCAAGATATGCCCCATTTGCGGCCTGCGGATAAAGCATCTCCCCCGCCCGGCCAATGAGGGACGAAGCAGAATCACTGCCGCATTGCTTGCCCTGTTTTTGGGGATAGCTGGAGCGCATAAGTTCTATCTTGGAAGCATAAAGATGGGAATAATATATATCCTGATTAGCCTGACGGCAATCGGATTTGCCATAACACTCGCTCTTAGCATATATGATGCTATCATCCTTTTCACCATGTCAGATGAGGAATTTGCCAGGAATTATGATTGA
- the prf1 gene encoding peptide chain release factor aRF-1, giving the protein MEFTAQERYEFKRLLDGLRSKKGRGTELISLYIPPDKQISDVTSQLREEYGQASNIKSRVTRLSVQGSLESAMSRLKLIPKPPENGVVLFIGSVDIGANRTELFSAALEPPDPIVTYRYHCDSSFYLEPLEEMLADKRTFGLIVLDRREAAIGLLKGKYIESLKTLTSTVPGKQRKGGQSSHRFQQLRLIAIHDFYKRIGESANDAFLPIDPKDLEGILIGGPSPTKEEFVEGGFLHHELQRKVLAALDVSYTDESGLYELVDTAQEQLADLEVTQDKEIMRRFMKELVSDKGLAAYGEKEVRHNLELGAVDVLLLSEDLRKTRAKIVCTNRSCDYTDSQTRSGSSEPVGTCLKCSSPLTIEEEVDIVSDLSKLAELSGAEVKIISTEFEEGAQLFRAFGGIAAILRYKTSHI; this is encoded by the coding sequence ATGGAGTTTACAGCGCAGGAAAGGTATGAATTTAAGCGTCTTCTTGACGGCCTCCGGAGCAAGAAGGGCAGGGGCACAGAGCTCATTTCCCTGTATATCCCTCCTGATAAGCAGATATCTGATGTTACCAGTCAGTTGCGGGAGGAATACGGGCAAGCATCCAATATAAAGTCGAGAGTGACAAGGCTTAGCGTCCAGGGCTCCCTCGAGTCAGCCATGTCCAGGCTCAAGCTCATACCAAAACCTCCGGAGAATGGCGTCGTCCTATTTATCGGTAGCGTGGACATAGGGGCCAATCGCACAGAGCTCTTCAGCGCAGCTTTAGAGCCGCCTGATCCCATAGTAACCTACAGATATCACTGCGACTCCTCCTTTTATCTCGAGCCTTTGGAGGAGATGCTGGCAGACAAGAGGACCTTTGGTCTCATCGTCCTGGACAGGCGCGAGGCTGCAATTGGCCTATTGAAAGGGAAATATATCGAGTCCCTCAAGACCCTGACATCTACCGTTCCAGGCAAGCAGAGAAAGGGCGGCCAGTCCAGCCACAGGTTCCAGCAGCTTCGTCTGATTGCCATTCACGATTTCTATAAAAGAATAGGTGAGTCGGCCAATGACGCATTTCTGCCCATTGATCCCAAGGACCTTGAAGGAATCCTGATCGGTGGGCCTTCTCCCACCAAAGAGGAGTTTGTGGAAGGAGGCTTTCTGCACCATGAGCTGCAGCGAAAGGTCCTGGCGGCGTTGGATGTCTCCTACACCGATGAGTCAGGTCTGTATGAGCTGGTGGATACTGCTCAAGAGCAGCTCGCGGACCTGGAGGTCACCCAGGATAAAGAGATAATGCGCCGGTTCATGAAGGAGCTGGTATCAGATAAAGGCCTGGCGGCATACGGGGAAAAGGAGGTCCGCCACAACCTGGAGCTTGGGGCGGTTGATGTTCTTCTCCTATCCGAGGACCTCAGAAAGACCAGGGCCAAGATCGTTTGCACCAATCGCAGTTGCGACTATACCGACAGCCAGACCAGGAGTGGCTCATCTGAGCCGGTAGGAACCTGCTTGAAATGCTCCAGCCCGCTGACCATTGAGGAAGAGGTGGATATAGTGTCCGACCTGTCCAAGCTGGCAGAGCTGAGCGGGGCAGAGGTCAAGATCATCTCTACTGAATTTGAGGAAGGAGCACAGCTCTTCCGGGCCTTTGGCGGCATAGCTGCTATCCTCAGATACAAGACCAGCCACATATAG
- a CDS encoding tetratricopeptide repeat protein: protein MDQLVVLQEIYESFSKGGDGLQKISSKAIEGSCPELTAKLLESAKNGEIDEDICRQLSGCLEDIYEIKRLGDICRSTGLYSLAISAYNRALSLCSDPVLRPVLQNNLGQAYARQGDLARAAFYYKKSACCFEKSEDLLGLAHVLGNLGSAYRQNRDWDRAIEYCYRSLKTFEEQGDDLGIAQMTGSLGRIYADMGERDLATRYFEKSLEDFQRLGDKKSAAWIMDRMGRIASDRYDWDSAKSYFSQSLDLFEEYGQTQSKGIVLSNMGRMQLEKGDASSARESLEKAIHLISRNAQPGYQNALSSLAAAYSTLAKGSLEEAEDNEDLGLGSGRLQRQEASKNFGRASDRFLELASSLPKMQADIKTKSEIAKCRSYLARISGYTSDQEAVEIAQKALSSLDMAAENAAETKKAGIRGLAKAVSGMREARSIGLLGDEPWRLAKAVSSSIEHLLAGARECNATIVDTSFVSALENLKASMTAERKTEDPIAKLHAAAGDLRHSGKHLSSLEKDPKERDARRLIEAAAILEGQMVGDDTASEEGPRRNELGFGPEKDALLLIAGAMANSLLELIDDTREVLTWDESLNLISSEKRIQPDIIDGMDELIESDLEEDFDGLPDLEISEDGARARNMILTDGTVEPSELYVSEIMHPEDSWLVPVMASTPCKKENPIGFNSWRQAQFYGAKGFDHLEKPEDDIEKIEGVIDTGLIEELNRHDLGGMQGGEWPERGLEDSGPDFREAVPEFKESTSSYGSGLFSQEKAVMLIKAMSVLVIILLAVEAVLYLI from the coding sequence ATGGATCAATTAGTCGTTCTCCAGGAGATCTATGAATCGTTTTCCAAGGGAGGGGATGGCCTGCAAAAGATCAGCAGCAAGGCTATCGAGGGGAGTTGCCCGGAGCTGACCGCCAAGCTGCTGGAAAGCGCCAAGAATGGCGAGATCGATGAGGATATCTGTCGCCAGCTTTCCGGCTGCCTTGAGGATATCTACGAGATCAAGCGGCTGGGCGATATCTGTCGCAGCACCGGATTATATTCCCTTGCCATAAGCGCTTATAACCGGGCCTTATCTCTCTGCAGCGATCCGGTTTTGAGGCCGGTTCTTCAAAACAATCTCGGTCAAGCCTATGCCCGCCAGGGAGATTTGGCCCGAGCAGCCTTCTACTACAAAAAATCCGCTTGTTGCTTTGAAAAATCAGAGGATCTCCTAGGCCTTGCCCATGTCCTGGGAAACCTGGGATCTGCCTACCGTCAGAACCGGGATTGGGATCGGGCCATAGAGTACTGCTACCGCAGTCTGAAGACCTTTGAGGAACAGGGTGATGATCTCGGCATTGCCCAGATGACTGGGAGCCTTGGAAGGATCTATGCGGACATGGGAGAGAGGGATCTGGCAACTCGATACTTTGAGAAAAGCCTCGAGGATTTCCAGAGGCTCGGCGACAAGAAGAGCGCTGCCTGGATTATGGATAGGATGGGACGGATTGCCAGCGACAGATACGACTGGGATAGCGCTAAGAGCTACTTCAGCCAGAGCCTCGACCTGTTCGAAGAGTATGGCCAGACCCAAAGCAAGGGGATCGTCCTCTCTAATATGGGACGGATGCAGCTAGAGAAGGGAGATGCATCTTCTGCTCGCGAATCTTTGGAAAAGGCCATCCATCTCATAAGCCGCAATGCCCAACCTGGTTATCAGAATGCTCTGTCCTCACTGGCCGCGGCTTACAGCACCCTGGCAAAGGGCTCTTTGGAAGAGGCAGAGGATAATGAGGACCTGGGTCTGGGCTCAGGCCGCCTGCAAAGGCAAGAGGCATCCAAGAATTTCGGCCGGGCATCAGATCGCTTCCTAGAGCTAGCTTCCTCTCTTCCCAAGATGCAGGCGGATATAAAAACAAAGTCAGAGATTGCTAAATGTCGGTCCTATCTTGCCAGGATATCCGGATACACCTCTGACCAGGAGGCAGTGGAAATTGCACAGAAGGCTCTGTCATCGCTGGATATGGCTGCAGAGAATGCAGCTGAGACTAAAAAGGCCGGAATCAGAGGTCTGGCGAAGGCCGTATCCGGGATGAGAGAGGCAAGGTCGATAGGCCTGCTGGGAGACGAGCCCTGGCGATTGGCAAAGGCAGTCAGCAGCTCAATCGAGCATCTGCTGGCAGGTGCCAGGGAATGCAATGCCACGATTGTCGACACCAGCTTCGTCTCCGCTCTGGAGAACCTCAAGGCAAGCATGACTGCTGAGAGAAAGACTGAAGATCCGATAGCTAAGCTCCACGCAGCTGCGGGGGACCTGCGCCACTCTGGAAAGCACCTTTCATCTCTGGAAAAGGATCCAAAAGAGAGAGATGCCCGCAGATTGATCGAGGCAGCAGCGATACTGGAAGGGCAGATGGTAGGGGATGACACTGCCAGCGAGGAGGGGCCGCGCCGCAATGAGTTGGGCTTCGGTCCGGAGAAAGATGCGTTACTGCTAATCGCTGGGGCCATGGCCAACAGCCTGCTGGAGCTGATAGATGATACCCGGGAGGTTCTCACCTGGGATGAATCGCTGAATCTGATTTCCAGTGAGAAGAGGATACAGCCAGATATCATCGATGGGATGGATGAACTGATCGAGTCCGATCTGGAAGAGGATTTCGATGGGCTGCCGGATCTGGAGATCTCAGAGGATGGGGCGCGGGCCAGGAACATGATTTTGACTGACGGCACCGTGGAGCCCTCTGAGCTATATGTCTCAGAGATAATGCATCCAGAAGACAGCTGGCTTGTTCCTGTCATGGCTAGTACTCCCTGCAAGAAAGAAAATCCAATTGGCTTTAATTCCTGGAGGCAGGCACAATTTTATGGAGCCAAGGGCTTTGACCACCTGGAGAAGCCAGAGGATGATATCGAAAAGATCGAGGGGGTCATAGATACTGGGCTGATAGAAGAGCTAAACCGCCATGATCTTGGCGGAATGCAGGGGGGGGAGTGGCCGGAGAGAGGGCTTGAGGATTCTGGTCCAGACTTTCGCGAGGCAGTACCGGAGTTTAAGGAATCAACCTCCAGCTATGGCAGCGGTCTATTCAGCCAGGAAAAGGCGGTAATGCTGATCAAGGCCATGAGCGTGCTGGTGATCATTCTCTTGGCGGTTGAGGCGGTGCTATATTTGATATAG
- a CDS encoding exosome complex RNA-binding protein Csl4: MMEDSFVLPGDTVGSLEEFVPGDYTYAREGMIFATTAGLVKVDPKTRSASVIPKTNAPVKLNHGDIVVGEVIDLKDSLVIVSLAFKKGYEDRPISDEEATIHISNVKNSYVKDLRSLFSMRDILKAKIVDERQMRLSTGDEDLGVIKAYCNRCLTGLMRKEGKLICPNCGNNETRKMSSAYGLGVV; this comes from the coding sequence ATGATGGAAGATAGCTTTGTGCTTCCCGGCGATACGGTGGGATCTTTGGAGGAGTTCGTTCCTGGAGACTACACCTATGCCAGGGAAGGAATGATATTTGCCACCACTGCCGGCCTGGTTAAGGTCGATCCCAAGACCAGGTCTGCCAGTGTCATACCCAAGACCAACGCCCCAGTCAAGCTTAACCACGGCGATATAGTAGTGGGCGAGGTAATCGATCTCAAAGACAGCCTGGTGATAGTATCCCTGGCCTTCAAGAAAGGCTACGAGGACCGGCCAATCTCAGATGAGGAGGCCACCATTCACATATCCAATGTGAAGAACTCTTATGTCAAGGATCTGCGCTCGCTCTTTTCCATGCGCGACATCCTCAAGGCAAAGATCGTCGATGAGCGGCAGATGAGGCTCTCGACTGGAGACGAGGATCTGGGAGTGATAAAGGCTTACTGCAACCGCTGTCTTACCGGCTTGATGCGAAAGGAGGGAAAGCTCATCTGCCCCAATTGCGGCAACAACGAGACGCGAAAGATGAGCTCCGCCTATGGGCTGGGGGTAGTGTAG
- a CDS encoding sugar phosphate isomerase/epimerase family protein, with protein MFSFSSSKLVDRPFDWAYQLEDLGYSGWEIVNEGRQRLTEGNLPEARKIVETTGLVITIHLPYSDLNLASVNQPIWEETVRQMKTCLDLASDFARLAVVHPGHFSPLGMHMPDAAWLQNIKGIQEICDHASNLDMRVAVENMVNMPAILGRRPEEIEGIIETVDRDNLGFIFDVGHANTNGNVEDFLRLKDMMIHIHAHDNHGERDEHLPVGNGTVPWKKVLAALNGYSGRIVTESRSLEEGQRSVKRLKRLLDDTRK; from the coding sequence ATGTTTAGCTTTTCGTCCAGCAAGCTGGTGGACCGGCCCTTTGACTGGGCCTACCAGCTGGAGGATCTGGGATATAGCGGCTGGGAGATAGTCAACGAAGGAAGACAGAGGTTGACTGAGGGAAATCTCCCCGAGGCCAGGAAGATCGTAGAGACGACAGGACTGGTCATAACCATTCACCTGCCCTACTCGGACCTGAATTTAGCCTCAGTCAACCAGCCCATATGGGAGGAGACGGTGCGACAGATGAAGACCTGCCTGGACCTGGCAAGCGATTTTGCCCGCCTGGCGGTGGTTCATCCCGGCCACTTCTCTCCCCTGGGAATGCATATGCCAGACGCTGCCTGGCTGCAGAACATAAAGGGAATCCAGGAGATCTGCGATCATGCCTCGAATCTGGACATGAGAGTGGCAGTCGAGAATATGGTGAACATGCCTGCAATCCTGGGGAGGCGCCCGGAGGAGATCGAAGGCATAATTGAGACTGTGGACCGGGATAACCTCGGATTCATCTTCGATGTGGGACATGCCAATACCAATGGAAATGTAGAGGATTTTTTGAGGCTTAAGGATATGATGATCCACATCCATGCCCATGACAACCATGGGGAGAGAGACGAGCATCTGCCGGTGGGAAATGGCACTGTACCCTGGAAGAAGGTGCTGGCTGCTCTGAACGGCTACAGTGGCCGGATAGTAACCGAATCGCGCTCTTTGGAAGAGGGCCAGAGATCGGTCAAGAGGCTCAAAAGGCTGCTGGATGATACCCGGAAATGA
- a CDS encoding DNA-directed RNA polymerase subunit L, with amino-acid sequence MNLKIISKTENEAVIEFVGEGHTILNLLRTELLKDKRVLMATYDTKFPVMDNPVFRLVTNGADPIIALKEATSRIIDQCDEFSSKYAEAVK; translated from the coding sequence ATGAACCTGAAGATAATATCCAAGACCGAGAATGAGGCAGTCATTGAGTTCGTGGGAGAGGGTCATACCATTCTCAACTTGCTCCGAACGGAGCTGTTGAAGGACAAGAGAGTCCTCATGGCAACATATGACACAAAGTTTCCGGTAATGGACAACCCCGTCTTCCGCCTCGTAACCAATGGGGCCGATCCCATTATTGCTCTGAAAGAGGCCACGTCCAGAATAATAGATCAGTGCGATGAGTTTTCCAGCAAGTACGCAGAAGCGGTAAAGTGA
- a CDS encoding METTL5 family protein yields the protein MKKKQLEMTLERLEGFSEPSFIREQYATPASVAAEILFLAALRNDLGTVCDLGCGTGVLAIGAALMGARAVGVEIDKDALATARKNAENLGVHVDFIRADVRKLELEGIDTVIMNPPFGAQKASEGDRAFLSTAQRIARNIYTLHNRGSHDFIKKYIFPNVVQEVYCIPFPLKRCFEFHSKDIKVIEVELYRITCQHS from the coding sequence ATGAAAAAGAAGCAGCTTGAGATGACCCTGGAACGACTGGAGGGCTTTTCCGAGCCCTCATTTATTAGAGAGCAGTATGCAACGCCCGCCTCAGTGGCGGCGGAGATTCTCTTCTTAGCTGCTCTGCGCAATGATCTGGGTACGGTATGCGACCTGGGATGTGGGACGGGCGTTCTTGCCATCGGCGCGGCGCTCATGGGTGCAAGGGCGGTAGGAGTGGAGATCGATAAAGATGCCCTGGCCACGGCGAGAAAAAATGCAGAAAATCTGGGCGTGCATGTAGACTTCATCCGGGCGGACGTGAGAAAGCTGGAGCTTGAAGGCATAGATACAGTGATCATGAATCCCCCCTTTGGAGCTCAGAAGGCCAGCGAGGGAGATCGCGCTTTCCTCTCCACTGCTCAGAGGATCGCTCGGAATATTTATACTCTGCACAACCGGGGAAGCCATGATTTCATTAAAAAATATATATTTCCCAATGTGGTGCAGGAGGTCTATTGCATCCCATTTCCTTTGAAGAGATGCTTCGAGTTTCACAGCAAGGACATCAAGGTCATTGAGGTTGAGCTATACAGAATAACCTGCCAGCATTCCTAG